One part of the Sorangiineae bacterium MSr11954 genome encodes these proteins:
- a CDS encoding tellurite resistance TerB family protein, whose protein sequence is MGLFSKILGTQPQKKASDDVLLLHGMLLMAGADGVLEGSERATLEAFLTTLPEFRDADFEEQLQQANKVAQKFSTLKESVRALGDISSESVRKKCFILAADIALASGDIDEREEELLETMQRILGIDDALAQQAIQVLALKYAV, encoded by the coding sequence ATGGGACTCTTCAGCAAAATTCTCGGTACGCAACCCCAGAAGAAAGCTTCGGACGACGTGCTCCTTTTGCACGGCATGCTGCTCATGGCCGGCGCCGACGGAGTCCTCGAGGGCTCCGAGCGAGCCACCTTGGAAGCGTTCCTGACGACCCTCCCCGAGTTTCGCGACGCGGACTTCGAGGAGCAGCTGCAACAAGCGAACAAGGTCGCTCAGAAGTTCAGCACCCTCAAAGAGTCGGTGCGCGCGCTCGGCGACATCAGCAGCGAATCGGTCCGAAAGAAGTGCTTCATCTTGGCGGCCGACATCGCGCTCGCCTCCGGCGACATCGACGAACGCGAAGAGGAGCTGCTCGAGACCATGCAGCGCATCCTCGGCATCGACGACGCGCTGGCGCAACAGGCGATTCAAGTCCTCGCCCTGAAGTACGCAGTCTAG
- a CDS encoding LysR family transcriptional regulator — protein MNLGGIDLNLLVVLDALLVEQHVTRAARRVGLSQPAMSNALGRLRRLLGDPILVPGVRRKLVPTARAHALAAPLHRILGELGDALDPAPPFAPERTRRAFTLVTNDYMQAAVLVPLARRLSAEAPFVDLVLQPPFRYADWDAVLSGGADAALLPVGDTELPRGLHRRTLLIDPFVCIVRRGHPRVSRRLTLKTYLSLPHVVVSPGGVGGPSTVDKAIGQLGASRRVGLKVAFFNVAPLAVASTDFVATLPASLAHVHLRRLGLRAFPPPIEVPPVEHSLFWHDRTEHAAEHAWLRERIFAVASEAASRAKRSFTR, from the coding sequence GTGAATCTCGGCGGCATCGATTTGAACTTGCTGGTGGTGCTCGACGCGCTGCTCGTGGAGCAGCACGTCACCCGCGCGGCGCGGAGGGTTGGTTTGAGCCAGCCGGCCATGAGCAACGCGCTCGGCCGCCTTCGCCGGCTGCTGGGCGATCCGATCCTGGTGCCCGGCGTCCGGCGAAAGCTGGTGCCGACGGCGCGCGCCCATGCGCTGGCGGCGCCGCTCCACCGCATCCTCGGCGAGCTGGGGGACGCGCTCGATCCGGCGCCGCCTTTTGCGCCGGAGCGAACGCGGCGCGCCTTTACCCTGGTGACCAACGACTACATGCAGGCGGCCGTCCTGGTGCCGCTCGCCCGGCGCCTCTCGGCCGAGGCGCCCTTCGTCGATCTGGTGCTGCAGCCGCCCTTTCGCTATGCGGATTGGGACGCCGTCCTCTCCGGCGGCGCCGATGCCGCGCTCTTGCCGGTGGGCGACACGGAGCTGCCGCGCGGGCTGCATCGCCGGACGCTCTTGATCGATCCGTTCGTGTGCATCGTGCGGCGGGGGCACCCGCGCGTCTCGCGGCGGCTCACGTTGAAGACGTACCTTTCGCTGCCGCACGTGGTGGTGTCGCCGGGCGGCGTGGGCGGGCCCTCCACGGTTGACAAGGCGATCGGGCAGCTCGGGGCGAGCCGGCGGGTGGGGCTCAAGGTCGCCTTCTTCAACGTGGCGCCGCTGGCGGTCGCGAGCACGGACTTCGTCGCCACCCTGCCCGCGTCGCTCGCGCACGTGCACCTTCGCCGCCTGGGGCTCCGCGCCTTCCCGCCGCCCATCGAGGTGCCGCCGGTCGAGCACAGTCTCTTTTGGCACGATCGAACGGAGCACGCGGCCGAGCACGCGTGGCTGCGCGAGCGCATTTTCGCGGTGGCGTCGGAGGCTGCCTCGCGCGCGAAGCGATCATTCACGCGGTGA
- a CDS encoding acyl-CoA synthetase, whose protein sequence is MTHAERGGAAERGGAAGRGGATERGGAAGRGGATERGSAAERGGAAGRGVATLADVEAIEAEIPSDLPASTYEMIQRGAALDPDAPALSFFLRTGDHRQPETWNYRELVARITQTANAFHTLGADANTVIALLLPNLPEMHFAIWGGEAAGVVMPINPLLEPATIAELLDAAGASILVTLAPFPGTDLWPKVQTILPRVRALRHLVLVDLARRVRGPKQLGARLLQKREVLRQHGVRGVRGAVPRAVRVHELWRLLRREPGDRLRSGRRIAAEDRSSMFCTGGTTGLPKMAVRHHGNEVANAWSTSTILGHSVGARKNFFCGLPLFHVNGVLVTGLVPFSRGGHVILGTPQGYRGEGVVKRFWEIVEHHRIHFFSGVPTLYASLLQVPTGDHRVDSLEYGLCGAAPMPVEVLREFEERTGLKILEGYGLTEGTCVSSVNPPLGDRRRGSIGLRLPGQLMKTVLLDDQGRYVRDCADDEVGLIVIAGPNVFDGYASAEHELTNARIFPDLGDGRRWLDTGDLGRRDRDGYFWLTGRKKDLIIRGGHNIDPAIIESALHRHPAVQLAAAIGRPDAHAGEFPVAYVQLKSGERASEQELLKFLEPEISERAAMPKAIRFIEAMPLTAVGKIFKPTLRRREVEDALSTALRESGVDLVRLEVTDDTSRGLSVRAELRGAPHEANAARVLGRYPFPFSLV, encoded by the coding sequence GTGACCCACGCCGAACGCGGCGGCGCGGCCGAACGTGGCGGCGCGGCCGGACGTGGCGGCGCGACCGAACGCGGCGGCGCGGCCGGACGTGGCGGCGCGACCGAACGTGGCAGCGCGGCCGAACGCGGCGGCGCGGCCGGACGCGGCGTCGCGACCCTCGCCGATGTCGAGGCCATCGAAGCCGAAATTCCGAGCGATCTGCCCGCGAGCACCTACGAGATGATCCAGCGCGGCGCCGCCCTGGATCCCGACGCGCCCGCCCTCTCGTTCTTTCTGCGCACGGGCGATCACCGCCAGCCCGAGACCTGGAACTACCGGGAGCTGGTCGCGCGCATCACCCAGACCGCCAACGCCTTTCATACGCTCGGCGCCGACGCGAACACGGTCATCGCGCTGCTCCTCCCCAACCTCCCGGAGATGCACTTCGCGATCTGGGGCGGCGAAGCCGCGGGCGTGGTGATGCCCATCAACCCGCTGCTCGAGCCGGCCACCATCGCCGAGCTGCTCGACGCGGCCGGCGCGTCGATCCTGGTGACCCTGGCGCCCTTTCCCGGGACGGATCTCTGGCCCAAGGTGCAGACGATCCTGCCGCGCGTGCGCGCGCTCCGGCACCTGGTGCTGGTCGACCTCGCCCGCCGCGTGCGCGGACCGAAGCAGCTCGGGGCCCGGCTCCTCCAGAAGCGCGAGGTGCTGCGCCAGCACGGCGTTCGCGGTGTGCGCGGGGCGGTGCCCCGGGCGGTGCGCGTGCACGAGCTCTGGCGCCTGCTCCGGCGCGAGCCGGGGGACCGGCTTCGCAGCGGGCGCCGGATCGCCGCGGAGGACCGGTCGTCGATGTTCTGCACCGGCGGCACCACCGGGCTGCCGAAGATGGCGGTGCGCCACCACGGCAACGAGGTCGCCAACGCGTGGAGCACGTCGACCATCCTGGGCCACAGCGTGGGGGCGCGCAAAAACTTCTTCTGCGGGCTGCCGCTCTTTCACGTGAACGGCGTGCTGGTCACGGGGCTGGTGCCGTTCTCGCGCGGGGGCCACGTGATCCTCGGCACCCCGCAAGGCTACCGCGGCGAGGGCGTGGTGAAGCGCTTCTGGGAGATCGTGGAGCACCACCGCATCCACTTCTTCAGCGGCGTGCCCACGCTCTATGCGTCGCTCTTGCAGGTCCCCACCGGCGACCACCGGGTGGACTCGCTCGAGTACGGCTTGTGCGGCGCCGCGCCCATGCCGGTGGAGGTGCTCCGCGAGTTCGAGGAGCGCACGGGGCTGAAGATCCTCGAGGGCTACGGCCTCACGGAGGGCACGTGCGTGAGCAGCGTGAACCCACCGCTGGGCGATCGGCGCCGCGGCTCGATCGGGCTTCGCCTCCCGGGGCAGCTCATGAAGACGGTGCTGCTCGACGACCAAGGCCGCTACGTTCGCGACTGCGCCGACGACGAGGTGGGCCTGATCGTGATCGCGGGCCCCAACGTCTTCGACGGCTACGCGTCGGCCGAGCACGAGCTCACCAACGCGCGCATCTTCCCCGATCTGGGTGACGGCCGCCGCTGGCTCGACACGGGCGATCTGGGCCGGCGCGATCGCGACGGCTATTTCTGGCTCACGGGTCGCAAGAAGGATCTGATCATCCGCGGGGGCCACAACATCGATCCCGCCATCATCGAGAGCGCGCTGCACCGCCACCCCGCCGTGCAGCTGGCCGCCGCCATCGGACGCCCCGACGCGCACGCGGGCGAGTTCCCCGTGGCGTACGTGCAGCTCAAGTCGGGCGAGCGCGCCTCGGAGCAGGAGCTCCTGAAGTTCCTCGAGCCCGAGATCTCCGAGCGGGCGGCGATGCCCAAGGCGATCCGCTTCATCGAGGCGATGCCGCTGACGGCCGTCGGCAAGATCTTCAAGCCCACGTTGCGGCGGCGCGAGGTCGAGGACGCGCTGTCCACCGCGCTGCGCGAGAGCGGCGTCGATCTGGTGCGCCTCGAGGTGACCGACGACACGAGCCGCGGCCTCTCGGTGCGCGCCGAGCTGCGCGGGGCGCCGCACGAGGCCAACGCGGCGCGGGTGCTCGGGCGCTATCCCTTTCCGTTCTCGCTCGTCTGA
- a CDS encoding cytochrome c, protein MKALPSSHFYKYSAAFALLALAAAACDRAPSSEGAREWTPTDHDRIEERGRLQAGIQAAPAPRGSAAPAASGGSGGDDSVVELTWQNQCVVCHGRTGHGDGPNGPMVRAPDLTREEWQAKVTDAEIGATIRTGKNQMPRFDLSDRVVAGLVSRIRAARGR, encoded by the coding sequence ATGAAAGCATTGCCGTCATCTCATTTTTACAAGTATTCCGCTGCCTTCGCGCTGTTGGCGCTGGCCGCCGCCGCATGCGACCGCGCGCCCTCCTCCGAGGGTGCCCGCGAGTGGACCCCCACCGACCACGACCGCATCGAGGAGCGCGGGCGCTTGCAGGCCGGCATCCAAGCCGCCCCCGCGCCACGCGGATCGGCCGCGCCCGCGGCGAGCGGCGGCTCCGGCGGCGATGATTCGGTCGTCGAGCTCACCTGGCAGAACCAATGCGTCGTATGCCACGGGCGCACGGGCCATGGCGACGGCCCCAACGGCCCCATGGTCCGGGCGCCCGATTTAACGCGCGAGGAGTGGCAAGCCAAGGTGACGGACGCGGAGATCGGGGCCACGATCCGCACTGGCAAAAACCAGATGCCCCGCTTCGATCTCTCGGACCGAGTGGTAGCTGGGCTCGTTTCCCGCATCCGTGCAGCACGTGGACGCTAG
- the panB gene encoding 3-methyl-2-oxobutanoate hydroxymethyltransferase encodes MYSNAGNRAPKAGGAEGAARKITVPDLRGRKVARGEAAIAMVTAYDYTMALLVDEAGVDAILVGDSLGMVVQGLPNTIPVTLEEIAYHGRAIQRAQPRAHVVGDLPFMSYQVSPAQAVESGGRLMKEGLFESVKLEGGQEFADHVYRLVRSGIPVMGHVGLLPQTVHAMGGFKVQGRGSEAEQRLLADARALEQAGAFAIVLEAIPPDVAARVTNALSIPTIGIGAGPICDGQVLVCTDLLGLTGGKSPKFAKRFADLGPAVVKAVSDYVSEVRDGSFPSAQHSYKPNRAAESSVIEPTESSERLHAFDEPLAIDFWN; translated from the coding sequence ATGTACTCAAATGCAGGGAATCGTGCGCCGAAGGCCGGTGGCGCCGAGGGTGCAGCGCGCAAGATCACCGTTCCGGATCTTCGAGGTCGAAAGGTCGCGCGCGGCGAGGCGGCCATCGCCATGGTGACCGCCTACGACTACACCATGGCGCTCCTGGTGGACGAGGCCGGGGTCGACGCCATCCTGGTGGGCGACTCGCTGGGCATGGTGGTGCAGGGTCTGCCGAACACCATTCCCGTCACCTTGGAGGAGATCGCGTACCACGGCCGCGCCATTCAGCGGGCGCAGCCCCGCGCGCACGTGGTCGGCGATCTGCCGTTCATGAGCTACCAAGTTTCGCCCGCCCAGGCGGTGGAGAGCGGCGGGCGCCTCATGAAGGAGGGGCTCTTCGAGAGCGTGAAGCTCGAAGGGGGCCAAGAGTTCGCCGATCACGTGTATCGGCTGGTCCGCTCGGGCATCCCGGTGATGGGCCACGTGGGCCTCCTGCCGCAGACGGTGCACGCCATGGGCGGCTTCAAGGTGCAAGGGCGGGGGAGCGAAGCCGAACAACGGCTGCTCGCCGACGCGCGCGCGCTCGAGCAAGCGGGCGCCTTCGCCATCGTCCTCGAGGCCATTCCGCCGGACGTCGCGGCGCGGGTCACCAACGCCCTTTCCATCCCGACCATCGGCATCGGCGCCGGCCCGATCTGTGACGGACAAGTGCTGGTCTGTACCGACTTGCTCGGCCTCACGGGCGGAAAGTCGCCCAAGTTCGCCAAGCGCTTCGCGGATCTGGGGCCGGCGGTGGTGAAGGCGGTCTCCGACTATGTCTCCGAGGTGCGCGATGGTTCGTTTCCGTCCGCGCAGCATAGCTACAAGCCGAATCGCGCGGCCGAGAGCTCGGTGATCGAGCCCACGGAGAGCTCCGAGCGGCTGCACGCGTTCGACGAGCCGCTGGCCATCGATTTTTGGAACTGA
- a CDS encoding MarR family transcriptional regulator, with protein sequence MSSRKNAPSPAPSLTDVALGQRTGYLFIKAGELALRLAEDALAASGLRARHFNVMTMINMGRPLSQQEVGDILGIDKNLIVAVIDDLEGRELVRRERSLEDRRRYVLELTPKGKRLLKEAYAHVERAEREFLAPLTASEVPALRDALSRIVAPWWPVKKPR encoded by the coding sequence ATGTCCTCCCGCAAGAACGCCCCCTCTCCGGCCCCCTCGCTCACCGATGTCGCCCTGGGTCAGCGCACCGGATACCTCTTCATCAAGGCCGGGGAGCTGGCGCTGCGGCTGGCGGAGGACGCGCTCGCCGCATCGGGCCTGCGCGCGCGCCACTTCAACGTGATGACCATGATCAACATGGGAAGGCCGCTTTCCCAGCAAGAGGTGGGGGACATCCTCGGCATCGACAAGAACCTGATCGTGGCCGTCATCGACGATCTGGAGGGGCGCGAGCTGGTCCGGCGGGAGCGCAGCCTCGAGGACCGGCGCCGTTATGTCCTGGAGCTCACCCCCAAGGGCAAGCGCCTCCTCAAGGAGGCGTACGCTCACGTCGAGCGCGCCGAGCGCGAGTTCTTGGCGCCGCTCACGGCCTCCGAGGTGCCCGCGCTGCGCGATGCGCTCAGCCGGATCGTCGCGCCGTGGTGGCCGGTCAAGAAACCGCGGTGA
- a CDS encoding sigma 54-interacting transcriptional regulator: MKSPETRAFGGPSFAVEVVVTVLSGASKGTTLPLKGKIRVGKAPDNELVLLDDTVSRHHCELTRTVAGVLVRDLESTNGIVVSGARVTEGIFPPGTILRVGEVEIGLRPAPQKMDVLPSEAQSFGGAIGHSVAMRTIFAVLERIARTDATVLLEGETGTGKDVLARGICKESPRASKPFTVVDCGAVSYSLIESELFGHERGAFTGAVTTRQGAFELADGGTVFLDEIGELPLDVQPKLLRVLETREFRRVGGNKTLAADVRVIAATKRNLEREVAGGKFREDLYFRLAVVPITIPPLRSRRDDITPLIFHILKSAGATDLVLPKDSLDSLLAHDWPGNVRELRNVLERAIYMVKPTGGTELSAITFPLSTASPEGSPFQFEPAKSYRETRAKYDADFERRYVKWLLGRHHGNVSAAAREARMDRKHLHDMAKKHGLRGESES; the protein is encoded by the coding sequence ATGAAATCGCCCGAGACCCGTGCGTTTGGCGGCCCTTCGTTCGCCGTCGAGGTGGTGGTGACCGTCCTCTCCGGCGCCAGCAAAGGCACCACCCTGCCGCTCAAGGGAAAGATCCGGGTCGGCAAGGCGCCCGACAACGAGCTGGTGCTGCTCGACGACACCGTCTCGCGCCACCACTGCGAGCTCACGCGCACCGTGGCCGGCGTGCTGGTACGCGATCTCGAGTCGACCAACGGCATCGTGGTCTCCGGCGCGCGGGTGACCGAGGGCATCTTTCCGCCGGGCACCATCTTGCGCGTGGGCGAGGTGGAGATCGGGCTTCGTCCGGCGCCGCAGAAGATGGACGTCCTGCCGAGCGAGGCGCAGTCCTTCGGCGGCGCCATCGGCCACAGCGTCGCCATGCGCACCATCTTCGCGGTGCTCGAGCGCATCGCCCGCACCGACGCCACCGTGCTGCTCGAGGGCGAGACGGGCACCGGCAAAGACGTCCTCGCCCGCGGCATCTGCAAGGAGAGCCCGCGCGCGAGCAAGCCGTTCACGGTGGTCGACTGCGGCGCCGTGAGCTACTCGCTCATCGAGAGCGAGCTTTTCGGCCACGAGCGCGGCGCCTTCACGGGCGCGGTGACCACGCGCCAGGGCGCCTTCGAGCTGGCCGACGGCGGCACCGTCTTCCTCGACGAGATTGGCGAGCTCCCGCTCGATGTGCAACCCAAGCTCTTGCGCGTGCTGGAGACGCGCGAGTTTCGTCGGGTTGGCGGCAACAAAACGCTGGCGGCCGACGTGCGCGTCATCGCAGCGACCAAGCGCAACCTCGAGCGCGAGGTGGCCGGCGGCAAGTTCCGCGAGGACCTGTACTTCCGGCTGGCGGTGGTGCCCATCACCATTCCCCCGCTGCGCTCCCGGCGCGACGACATCACGCCGCTCATCTTCCACATCTTGAAGAGCGCAGGCGCCACCGATCTGGTGCTGCCGAAGGACTCCCTCGACTCGCTTTTGGCGCACGACTGGCCCGGCAATGTGCGCGAGCTCCGCAACGTGCTCGAGCGGGCCATCTACATGGTGAAGCCCACCGGGGGCACCGAGCTCTCGGCCATCACCTTCCCGCTCTCGACGGCCTCCCCCGAGGGCAGCCCGTTCCAATTCGAGCCGGCCAAGAGCTACCGCGAGACCCGCGCCAAGTACGACGCCGACTTCGAGCGCCGCTATGTCAAATGGCTGCTCGGCCGCCACCACGGCAATGTGAGCGCCGCCGCCCGCGAAGCGCGCATGGACCGCAAGCACCTGCACGATATGGCCAAGAAGCACGGGCTGCGCGGCGAGAGCGAATCGTGA